A genomic stretch from Cyanobacteriota bacterium includes:
- a CDS encoding trypsin-like peptidase domain-containing protein — translation MTKKLMAMVLVGFLWAFAMAYSVTAVAFQHHNHKQGQASSQATLWASASLQGRADSQDGFVPSHLFQSDNPTGNRQVVGDDDRLPVTSRAYPWSAIGRLEQVDARGRIVSICTGSLIGYNLVLTNAHCVVDERTNRLTRDTLRFRPNLIDDRSRLSAVARQVHYGDSGKNGFFGEDDWALIRLDQPLGRQQGTIGWRSLTTQGLRQLAGQLNLVGYSADFPPNRPGRTAGVHRGCNILGDGDFGFLIHDCDTFGGASGSPVLAQINGKFYIVALHAGTYNRVNRAIRVSRWAPSAIEMLQ, via the coding sequence ATGACTAAAAAGCTGATGGCGATGGTTCTGGTTGGTTTCTTGTGGGCATTTGCTATGGCTTATAGTGTCACTGCTGTAGCATTCCAACACCACAACCACAAGCAGGGTCAAGCTAGTTCACAAGCCACCCTATGGGCCAGTGCATCTCTTCAGGGTAGGGCTGACAGCCAGGATGGATTTGTGCCATCGCATTTGTTTCAGTCTGATAATCCTACTGGCAATCGACAGGTAGTTGGTGACGACGATCGCCTTCCCGTTACCTCCCGTGCCTATCCCTGGTCTGCGATCGGACGCTTAGAACAAGTGGATGCCAGAGGCAGAATTGTGAGTATTTGCACTGGCAGCCTTATTGGTTATAACCTAGTGCTCACCAATGCCCACTGTGTAGTGGATGAGCGCACCAATCGTCTTACACGCGATACCCTTAGGTTTCGCCCCAATTTAATTGATGACCGCTCTAGACTGTCTGCGGTGGCACGGCAAGTTCACTATGGAGATAGTGGCAAAAACGGCTTCTTCGGAGAAGATGACTGGGCGCTGATTAGGCTAGATCAACCGTTGGGCAGGCAACAGGGCACGATTGGCTGGCGCAGTTTAACTACACAAGGGTTACGGCAACTAGCTGGACAATTGAACCTAGTGGGATATTCGGCTGACTTTCCACCTAATCGTCCTGGACGCACGGCTGGCGTTCATCGTGGATGCAACATTTTAGGGGATGGTGACTTTGGTTTTTTGATTCACGACTGCGATACATTTGGGGGGGCATCGGGTAGTCCTGTCTTGGCTCAAATCAATGGCAAGTTTTACATCGTTGCCCTTCATGCAGGCACCTATAATCGCGTTAACCGAGCAATTCGGGTATCTCGGTGGGCACCGAGTGCTATCGAGATGCTGCAATAA